In a genomic window of Gossypium arboreum isolate Shixiya-1 chromosome 9, ASM2569848v2, whole genome shotgun sequence:
- the LOC108455905 gene encoding reticulon-like protein B9 has protein sequence MPIYDSSSESENEITPRGKLFGRQRPMHAILGGGKVADVLLWRNPKVSAALLTAVTTIWFLFEVVEYNFVTLLCHISITAMLAIFIWCISADYFGWKRPMIPQLLSDQAAFSEVVYFFHWRFNQFLQKLLHIASGNDPVNFFLVIISLYVLSVIGSCFDFVNLLFIGLVSMETLPYLYTRYEDEVDYHAGQMTRKGSKVYKRFLNKIPRGTVKEKKHS, from the exons ATGCCGATATATGACTCATCATCAGAATCCGAGAATGAGATCACCCCACGGGGAAAGCTCTTTGGACGCCAAAGGCCTATGCATGCCATTCTTGGTGGAGGAAAAG TTGCTGATGTATTACTATGGAGGAACCCAAAGGTATCAGCCGCCTTGTTAACGGCAGTGACAACCATTTGGTTTCTCTTCGAGGTGGTCGAGTACAACTTCGTCACCCTCCTCTGTCACATCTCCATCACCGCCATGCTTGCCATCTTCATCTGGTGCATTTCTGCTGATTATTTTGgatg GAAACGTCCAATGATCCCTCAGTTGTTATCGGATCAAGCTGCCTTCAGTGAAGTTGTTTACTTCTTCCATTGGAGGTTCAATCAGTTCCTTCAAAAGCTCCTCCACATTGCTAGTGGGAATGATCCTGTCAATTTCTTTCTGGTCATTATTTCTCTGTACGTACTATCGGTGATTGGATCTTGTTTCGACTTCGTCAACCTTCTCTTCATTG GGCTTGTGAGCATGGAAACACTGCCATATCTGTACACTCGGTATGAGGATGAAGTTGATTATCATGCTGGCCAAATGACTAGAAAGGGGAGCAAAGTGTACAAAAGGTTTCTTAACAAGATACCCAGAGGAACAGTCAAGGAAAAGAAACATTCGTAA